TTATAgacccctcacccccacccctaACTCATGCCTACTGCCCTCTGTGTATTGTCTATGTATCTAGTTGCCTCCAAGTTCCCACTGAGTAGTGTGCACACAGAAGACTATACATGGTAGCTTGATTATGTGCCCAGAGACCAAACAGGGATACAGGAATAATACCACCAGACTCCAAGGTTTCTGATTGTCAGTTAGTTTGCCACCCTGAGCACATTATAAACTAGAATAATAAACCTTTTCAGAAGCTCTCCCTCCTGAAACCTCAACCTCAAAGTTGATACTGTGCCTTGGTGCAAAGTCCATAACAAAACTGCAATTGATCAAATTACCAAAACCTTGCAGTAAACGTAGAACTTCTGGGGCAGCATGGAAGTTGCTTGCTTTGTTCaatttgtaatatttgtctTGGGAAATGTGTAACAGATCctttcagcatgctaacatggtcacaatgacagtgctaacatgctgatgattagctggtataatgttgatcatgttcaccattttaatttagtgtgttagcatacTACCATTTGCTAATGAGCTCAAAGTACAAAGCACAGATGAGGctgatgtcattagttttgcaggtttgtAGTAGTCTTGAAGTAAGtagtaattgaatttgaaatttTATCTGAACTTCCTGTTGGCACTAGAGGAACAGTAAGAGCATCAGTaggaatcatcctctggggaccaggtttttgtgtttcttgtgtAGTGGTTTCTCTGTTATGCTGATTTCCTCATGTGGAAAAAGTCATATTTTTCAAACGGTGTTCCCTTTGCGTGTATGAACACAGGTGAATCAGTGACTCTGTTTTCTTCCCCTCAGGTACACTCACTCTGTgttgcagagggaggagggccTGCAGAGAGAGGCGGGGCCTCAGCGCATGTACTCCGCTCATGCTGTGGAGAAGGCCAACGAGATTGCAAACGTGGAAAAGAGCATCTATGAACACAGAGACCTGCTGAGACAGATCAGCTCCTACCATCACCGCCCGCGCCGAGATCCTCATGCTGTCACCTGCCAGAAGTGTATGACAGAGTGCCTGAGTGAGTGTGAGGAGCTGTTAGACAAATACGCCAAGCTTGCCAACCCCTTCAGTTACAGTGACAAAGGGGAGAAGGGGGAGAAAGGGCAGGGTCAGACTGAtgatgaaggaggtgaagaagaagcggacgtggaggaagatgagggagtTAAACGCAGGCCGTCCTACACACCACAGCTGATCAAAGCCAAGTCTGCAAAGTGTTTCGATAAGCGCCTGAAGACCATGCGAGAGCTGTGCGACAATACTTTCTACGAGGCCACCGTGGAGCTcctgaaggagacagagaggagtttTCGGGGGGACCTGTGTTTCCTGCACACGCACCGCCTGGACAGGGCGCTACGCAGGAAACAGAGAGTTACCAACTTCTTGTTTGAGGAGGACCTCGGTGATGATTATGAGGATGAAGGGGGAACACTAAAACCATTCTGTGCTGTGAACCATGCTGTTGATAATTATACACTCTTAAATCCGCCCCCTATTGTGCTAGGACCAGAACCTCTAGAGCTAGTTGCTCTGGAGCCTCCAGAACCTCTAGAGCTAGTTGCTCTGGAGCCTCCAGATCCCCTAGACCCAGCCTCTGAGACCAGCCAAACTCAAGAGAGTGAGCTTGGGCTTTTGGAAAGCCATCTGGAGTCCTCTCCCTCAGACCAGACATTGGAGACTCAGGAGAGCTCAGAGGAGACCAAAGGAAGCTTTAGCAGCGATAAGAGTGGGGTGGGTCAAGCAGAGAGGCAACAAAATCTGGCTAGTATGCAGTCAGAAGCtcctgatcctgattctgacctgacccctgaccctgaCCATAACACGGACAGGAGCAGCAGTGAAGAGATGGAGACCACTGCTGGGGAGGATGATAACGGGGGAGACGACACACCTGTGTCTTTGCTGGAAGTGGTGTCTGAGCTGGAGGCCAGTCGGGAGGATGAGTGTGAGGGAGTAACTGATGGGGCTTGTGAGTTGGAGTCTGACTTGTTGGTACCAATAGACACAGCATGCTGTATGGCCCAAGAGGGTTTCCTTTACGAGGCCTCTGCCCCAGAGTCGGTGCCTCGTCTTGACCAAAGCTCCCTCTCGCAGCCCTGTCAAACCCTTGTGGTCAACCAGGAGCCCCAGGCCCTACTTCCACTCCAGGATGACTACACGGTGGGTTCTCCATGCTCAGAAAGCCCTGCAGCTGGGCTGGAGCTGCCTGTGGGGCTCCTTGGAGATGCAGTTTCCCGTACCTCAGCAGAGGATGGGTCAGACTGTACCATGAGTGCTTCTACAGGGTCTGATCGGGCTGCCTCACCTCTTGGCTATGGCGGGGTGGTGACCCTGCGTCAAAGGAAGAAGGCTGGGCAAGGAGCGCTGAGATTTGTGCGACAGTACCCCTTTGCCATGCAAGCTCTGTGGAGTCTGCTGAGCGGCAGAACCTTGGTGGTGCTTGGGGCAGATGAGGGTAGAGTCCGCCGACTGGTTGCTGCGCTGGCCCTCTTTGTACCTGGTCCTGGGAAGTGTGGAGAGAGGGTTCAAGCCTGGCTGTCCTGCCCCTTCACCCTTACTGACCTGCAGAGGTGGAAACTCATTGGATTGCAAAGGTATTTCcaatttgcatttatattttatgcatttaaCTGACACTCTTATACAAATTATGATGAAAGCTGATGTTACTAACATAGATTTACGAAAACATTAAGCTTGATGCTCACAGAACCTTAGAGATCCTCCATTAATGTAAAGTTTGTAAATGATGGTTTATTCCTCTTTGTAGTTTGTATTACACCTTGCAGTACTATTACTCATCTGGTCTGACTCAGTCCTCGATGACTCACACAACCAACTATTCAACTATTGAACCTCCAGCCTCACGTCTGTccttgcatttctttttcatttctactCGTTTCCCTTTCTTACGACAGAGTGGGCTGTCAATTCCCCAAAGGATtacaatattttacataattgaaTCGTGACACCACTGTGATATATCAAAACTGTGGATTTTCTTCATCACGGGGAGGGTCAAAGCCAAGCATTcaatttaaattgttttacagAATCCTAGCCACAAAACAATTTCGAGTTATACACATCTGCAATGTGAGCAGATTTAGTTGAGACTCACATATATTGGCACTTCCCTCCAGGGGCACTGTTTTGGACCAAATTTCAAATATGGTTAAAAGATTGTGGCATAAAGGCAGAATTGGATATGCAGAAAGTATTTATGGGTGTAAATCAAGATATGATagtaatattaaataaatattaatttcagtatctgtctgtctgtcccccaCAGAGTAGCGTCCCCTGTGGGTTCCAGCATGCTTTACTCGCTGTCCCGCTACAGTCGCTACATCTCCATCCTGGATGCCGACCAGAAGACCTTGCGCTGCCCGCCGTATCGTGGCGAACTCCTTGCCAATATAGCCGACCACCGCACCTATATCCGCCGTGGTTCCACCTACTTCCTTCACTTACAGAGCACGCTCTGCCGCCTGACAGCCAAGGCCTTCCTGCTTACCTTCACCCACCACCTCCATCTGCCGGTCAGCTCCACGGAGGGTCCCGAGGTTGTGGAGGGCCGGCGCCGCTGCTtcctgcaggagcagctggGGCTGGGCGAGGAGGACAGCCTGATACTGCTCTACCTCAGCCAGCTCATCACTCAGCAGTACCTACAGCCCGCTACTGGGAGCAGTGCAGCAGCATCTTGTTTTAGTTTCAACTACA
The sequence above is a segment of the Enoplosus armatus isolate fEnoArm2 chromosome 17, fEnoArm2.hap1, whole genome shotgun sequence genome. Coding sequences within it:
- the smcr8a gene encoding guanine nucleotide exchange protein smcr8a, translating into MIGSPDVVAFTKEDEYGQTSPDPWALPEEFSVPLHPLADSNPWAKTSYAKFTKDFILISEFSEQVGPQPLLTIPDDPKVCGTFDLNYFSLRIMSVDYQASFVGHPPGSGYPRLSFVEDSRVVLGDSKEGAFAYVHHLTLYDLEARGFVRPFCMAYVSADERKIMLQFQELSLRFSQASECLKAGNRRAFAKELQRKLRDLEYTHSVLQREEGLQREAGPQRMYSAHAVEKANEIANVEKSIYEHRDLLRQISSYHHRPRRDPHAVTCQKCMTECLSECEELLDKYAKLANPFSYSDKGEKGEKGQGQTDDEGGEEEADVEEDEGVKRRPSYTPQLIKAKSAKCFDKRLKTMRELCDNTFYEATVELLKETERSFRGDLCFLHTHRLDRALRRKQRVTNFLFEEDLGDDYEDEGGTLKPFCAVNHAVDNYTLLNPPPIVLGPEPLELVALEPPEPLELVALEPPDPLDPASETSQTQESELGLLESHLESSPSDQTLETQESSEETKGSFSSDKSGVGQAERQQNLASMQSEAPDPDSDLTPDPDHNTDRSSSEEMETTAGEDDNGGDDTPVSLLEVVSELEASREDECEGVTDGACELESDLLVPIDTACCMAQEGFLYEASAPESVPRLDQSSLSQPCQTLVVNQEPQALLPLQDDYTVGSPCSESPAAGLELPVGLLGDAVSRTSAEDGSDCTMSASTGSDRAASPLGYGGVVTLRQRKKAGQGALRFVRQYPFAMQALWSLLSGRTLVVLGADEGRVRRLVAALALFVPGPGKCGERVQAWLSCPFTLTDLQRWKLIGLQRVASPVGSSMLYSLSRYSRYISILDADQKTLRCPPYRGELLANIADHRTYIRRGSTYFLHLQSTLCRLTAKAFLLTFTHHLHLPVSSTEGPEVVEGRRRCFLQEQLGLGEEDSLILLYLSQLITQQYLQPATGSSAAASCFSFNYTTSVLYKI